One window of the bacterium genome contains the following:
- a CDS encoding bifunctional oligoribonuclease/PAP phosphatase NrnA: MRRDRAAILRLLRGGGRFLLTSHVNPDGDSVASQCALRLILARRGADADIVNSHPVPRVYRFLPGADAITDRRPRDWRRYRAVIVLDCGDARRASGLLDPRPPLPVVNIDHHATNPGFGDLNWVVPDACSTSEIVHGLAAGLGVRADGDIATALYTGILTDTGSFRHGNATPRAFRIASALVGTGIDTAGIAQAVYESVPYETLRALGQTLAGLRRAAGGRIAWITLPRRLLASLASPAESEEWAGYPRSLDTAVLAVCFKEVTAGTVRLSFRSKGAIDVAALAARWGGGGHRNAAGATIAGTLAAAERE, from the coding sequence ATGAGGCGCGACCGCGCCGCGATCCTCAGGCTGCTGCGCGGCGGCGGACGGTTCCTGCTCACGAGCCACGTCAACCCCGACGGCGACTCGGTCGCCTCGCAGTGCGCCCTGCGCCTGATCCTCGCCCGCCGCGGCGCGGACGCGGACATCGTGAACAGCCACCCGGTGCCCCGCGTGTACCGGTTTCTCCCCGGCGCCGACGCGATCACCGACCGACGCCCGCGCGACTGGCGGCGCTACCGCGCGGTGATCGTCCTGGACTGCGGGGATGCGCGCCGCGCCAGCGGCCTGCTCGACCCGCGCCCGCCGCTGCCGGTGGTGAACATCGACCACCACGCGACGAACCCCGGGTTCGGCGACCTCAACTGGGTCGTGCCGGACGCCTGCTCGACGTCGGAGATCGTCCACGGGCTCGCGGCGGGACTCGGCGTGCGCGCCGACGGGGACATCGCCACGGCCCTCTACACCGGGATCCTCACCGACACCGGCTCGTTCCGCCACGGCAACGCCACGCCGCGCGCCTTCCGGATCGCCAGCGCCCTGGTGGGCACCGGCATCGACACGGCCGGCATAGCGCAGGCGGTCTACGAGTCCGTCCCCTACGAGACGCTGCGGGCCCTCGGGCAGACGCTGGCGGGCCTGCGCCGCGCCGCCGGCGGCCGGATCGCCTGGATCACGCTGCCGCGGCGCCTGCTGGCCTCCCTCGCCTCGCCCGCCGAGAGCGAGGAGTGGGCGGGCTATCCGCGCTCGCTGGACACCGCGGTGCTCGCGGTCTGCTTCAAGGAGGTCACGGCGGGCACGGTCCGCCTGAGCTTCCGCAGCAAGGGGGCGATCGACGTCGCCGCGCTCGCCGCGCGCTGGGGCGGCGGCGGGCACCGCAACGCCGCGGGCGCGACGATCGCCGGCACGCTCGCCGCGGCCGAGCGCGAGG
- the rbfA gene encoding 30S ribosome-binding factor RbfA produces MKQYRRSERFNKLLLEELSDIVQHGLKDPRIGFVSFTRVETTEDLRSAKIHVSLLDEAQAPDTLEALRHAAGMIRGELMHRIQARRIPELRFVHDRSIAHSVHIAEVLDQLKRERDGGAPGGGEGEGGPGDTEGGA; encoded by the coding sequence GTGAAACAGTACCGGCGCAGCGAGCGGTTCAACAAGCTCCTCCTCGAGGAGCTCTCGGACATCGTCCAGCACGGGCTCAAGGACCCGCGCATCGGCTTTGTCAGCTTCACGCGCGTGGAGACGACGGAGGACCTGCGCAGCGCGAAGATCCACGTCAGCCTGCTCGACGAGGCGCAGGCGCCGGACACCCTCGAGGCGCTGCGCCACGCGGCGGGAATGATCCGCGGCGAGCTGATGCACCGCATCCAGGCGCGGCGGATCCCGGAGCTGCGCTTCGTGCACGACCGCTCGATCGCCCACAGCGTGCACATCGCCGAGGTCCTCGACCAGCTCAAGCGCGAGCGCGACGGCGGCGCCCCGGGCGGCGGGGAGGGCGAAGGCGGTCCCGGCGACACGGAGGGCGGAGCATGA
- a CDS encoding DUF503 domain-containing protein, with protein MVVGICTIGLAIAENHDLKGKRQVLRSIKDRVRNRFNVSIAEVDDLDLWQSATLGVACVNKDRDMVERTLAHVATFVEGLNLASVEDVSVEIL; from the coding sequence ATGGTCGTCGGCATCTGCACCATCGGGCTCGCCATCGCCGAGAACCACGACCTCAAGGGGAAGCGACAGGTGCTCAGGAGCATCAAGGACCGCGTGCGCAACCGCTTCAACGTCTCGATAGCCGAGGTCGACGACCTCGACCTCTGGCAGAGCGCGACGCTGGGGGTGGCCTGCGTGAACAAGGACCGCGACATGGTCGAGCGCACGCTGGCGCACGTCGCGACGTTCGTCGAGGGGCTCAACCTCGCGAGCGTCGAGGACGTGAGCGTCGAGATCCTCTAG
- the infB gene encoding translation initiation factor IF-2: PAATRPAAPPPVVVAPPPPPAAPPVAPTPIQVSEGITVKDLADKVGVKVNDIIKRMMLKGRMYTVNQFLDFDSASAVAKEFGVVVQKVALEEEGFAAEAETGTLSPRAPVVTIMGHVDHGKTSLLDAIRKTSVTETEKGGITQHIGAYHVVTPKGSVVFLDTPGHEAFTAMRARGAKVTDIVVLVVAADDGVMPQTVEALDHARAAGVPIIVAVNKIDKPGAKPEQVLTQLAERGLIPEAWGGQTIYVEVSAKKGVGIEDLLEMILLQAEVLELKANPDKPCRGTVVESKLDRGRGPVATVLVQDGTLRVGDFFVTGVQSGKVRAIYNEAGEALREAPPSTPVEVLGLSGVPAPGESFQVVADERKARQIVAMREQKTRVEVVARPRVSLQDFFSRVAEGETKELPIVVKGDVQGSVEALTDALEKLSGEQVRVRVIHKGVGTINEGDILLAAASNAVVIGFNVRPEPKVAAIAAREQVDMRFYGIIYQVTEDIKKAMAGMLAPTFKEEVLGRAEVRELFQVPKIGTVAGCGVLDGKVTRTAEVRVIRDGIVVYTGKIGSLRRFKDDVREVAAGYECGISVENFNDLKKGDVIEAFTQVQVAPTLA, encoded by the coding sequence TGAAGGACCTCGCGGACAAGGTCGGCGTGAAGGTCAACGACATCATCAAGCGGATGATGCTCAAGGGGCGCATGTACACCGTGAACCAGTTCCTCGACTTCGACAGTGCGAGCGCCGTGGCGAAGGAGTTCGGCGTGGTCGTCCAGAAGGTCGCGCTCGAGGAGGAGGGTTTCGCCGCCGAGGCCGAGACCGGCACGCTCTCCCCGCGCGCCCCCGTCGTGACGATCATGGGGCACGTCGACCACGGGAAGACCTCGCTGCTCGACGCGATCCGCAAGACGAGCGTCACCGAGACGGAGAAGGGCGGGATCACCCAGCACATCGGCGCCTACCACGTCGTGACCCCGAAGGGCTCGGTCGTCTTCCTCGACACCCCCGGCCACGAGGCCTTCACGGCGATGCGCGCCCGCGGCGCCAAGGTCACGGACATCGTCGTGCTCGTGGTGGCCGCCGACGACGGGGTCATGCCGCAGACGGTCGAGGCGCTGGACCACGCGCGCGCCGCCGGCGTGCCGATCATCGTCGCCGTCAACAAGATCGACAAGCCCGGGGCCAAGCCCGAGCAGGTGCTGACGCAGCTGGCCGAGCGCGGCCTGATCCCCGAGGCCTGGGGCGGCCAGACGATCTACGTCGAGGTCTCGGCCAAGAAGGGCGTCGGCATCGAGGACCTGCTCGAGATGATCCTCTTGCAGGCCGAGGTGCTCGAGCTCAAGGCGAACCCCGACAAGCCCTGCCGCGGCACCGTCGTCGAGTCCAAGCTCGACCGCGGCCGCGGCCCGGTGGCCACGGTGCTCGTCCAGGACGGGACGCTGCGCGTCGGCGACTTCTTCGTGACGGGCGTGCAGTCCGGCAAGGTCCGCGCGATTTACAACGAGGCGGGCGAGGCCCTGCGCGAGGCGCCGCCGTCCACGCCGGTCGAGGTCCTCGGCCTCTCCGGCGTGCCCGCGCCGGGCGAGTCCTTCCAGGTGGTCGCCGACGAGCGCAAGGCGCGCCAGATCGTCGCGATGCGCGAGCAGAAGACCCGGGTGGAGGTCGTCGCCCGCCCGCGGGTGAGCCTCCAGGACTTCTTCAGCCGGGTCGCCGAGGGCGAGACGAAGGAACTGCCGATCGTCGTCAAGGGCGACGTCCAGGGCTCGGTCGAGGCGCTGACCGACGCGCTCGAGAAGCTCTCGGGCGAGCAGGTGCGCGTGCGCGTCATCCACAAGGGCGTCGGCACGATCAACGAGGGGGACATCCTGCTCGCCGCGGCCTCCAACGCGGTGGTCATCGGCTTCAACGTCCGGCCGGAGCCCAAGGTCGCGGCGATCGCCGCCCGCGAGCAGGTCGACATGCGCTTCTACGGGATCATCTACCAGGTGACCGAGGACATCAAGAAGGCCATGGCCGGCATGCTGGCGCCGACCTTCAAGGAGGAGGTCCTCGGCCGCGCCGAGGTGCGCGAGCTCTTCCAGGTCCCGAAGATCGGCACGGTCGCCGGCTGCGGCGTGCTCGACGGCAAGGTCACCCGCACCGCGGAGGTGCGGGTCATCCGCGACGGGATCGTGGTCTACACCGGCAAGATCGGCTCGCTGCGCCGCTTCAAGGACGATGTGCGCGAGGTCGCCGCCGGCTACGAGTGCGGCATCTCGGTGGAGAACTTCAACGACCTGAAGAAGGGCGACGTCATCGAAGCCTTCACCCAGGTGCAGGTCGCGCCGACGCTCGCCTAG